A single genomic interval of Cucumis sativus cultivar 9930 chromosome 7, Cucumber_9930_V3, whole genome shotgun sequence harbors:
- the LOC101209033 gene encoding protein trichome birefringence-like 26, whose amino-acid sequence MKIESHNPFFLRNHMSYVLLKFALFLLLTALSFHIFLSLSFKLVSFPHPPLDSTELAQTQPQNDSRTECDIFVGEWVEDSIGPFYTNESCHFIESHQNCMRNGRPDTGYLHWRWNPVDCELPRFNPAKFLRLMRNKSWAFIGDSIQRNHVQSLLCILSQVEEAIETYHDEEYRSKKWHFQSHNFTLSVIWSPFLTKAVIFEDINGVSSSEIKLRLDELDEEWTSQYKDLDYVVVAGGKWFLKAAIYYENNTVIGCHNCLEKNVTDLGFAYAYRKAISLVFDFIKHSDHKAFVLFRTTIPDHFENGEWFSGGQCNRTVPFKGGEVDMKDVDLVMRNIELEEFDMAVRSGNGKAPTLKLLDTTRLSLLRPDGHPGWYRQFHPFAHGNGKVQTDCLHWCLPGPIDSWNDLLFQLLIHGVRA is encoded by the exons atgaagaTTGAATCTCATAACCCATTTTTCCTAAGAAACCATATGAGTTATGTTCTTCTCAAATTTGCCCTCTTTTTACTCCTTACTGCACTTTCGTTtcacatttttctctctctttctttcaaactAGTTTCATTTCCACACCCTCCTCTTGATTCAACAGAGTTGGCTCAAACCCAACCTCAAAATG ATAGTAGAACAGAATGTGATATATTTGTGGGGGAATGGGTGGAAGATTCTATAGGACCTTTTTACACAAATGAGAGTTGTCATTTCATAGAATCTCATCAGAATTGTATGCGAAACGGGCGGCCCGACACCGGTTATCTTCACTGGAGATGGAATCCAGTCGACTGCGAGTTGCCGAGGTTCAATCCCGCCAAGTTTCTTCGTCTGATGAGGAACAAATCATGGGCTTTCATTGGGGATTCCATTCAACGTAACCATGTTCAATCATTGCTTTGCATTCTTTCTCAG GTGGAGGAAGCAATTGAGACATACCATGACGAAGAATACAGATCCAAAAAATGGCACTTCCAATCTCACAACTTCACACTTTCAGTCATCTGGTCTCCCTTCCTAACCAAAGCAGTCATTTTCGAGGATATAAATGGAGTTTCAAGTTCGGAGATCAAGCTGCGTCTCGATGAGCTCGATGAAGAATGGACGTCACAGTACAAGGATCTTGACTATGTAGTAGTTGCTGGTGGGAAATGGTTTTTGAAGGCTGCTATATACTATGAGAACAACACTGTGATCGGCTGCCATAACTGCTTGGAAAAGAATGTGACCGACCTTGGATTCGCTTACGCGTACAGAAAAGCAATCAGCTTGGTATTCGACTTCATTAAACATTCTGATCACAAGGcgtttgttttgtttagaaCCACCATACCAGATCATTTTGAGAATGGAGAATGGTTTAGTGGAGGGCAATGCAATAGGACAGTGCCCTTCAAGGGAGGGGAGGTTGACATGAAAGATGTGGATTTAGTAATGAGAAATATTGAACTGGAAGAGTTTGACATGGCTGTTAGATCCGGAAACGGAAAGGCACCAACTTTGAAGCTTCTCGACACAACACGACTCTCGTTGTTGAGACCTGATGGGCATCCAGGTTGGTATAGGCAATTCCATCCATTTGCTCATGGAAATGGAAAAGTACAGACTGATTGTTTACATTGGTGTTTACCAGGTCCAATAGACTCCTGGAATGATTTACTATTCCAATTGTTGATTCATGGTGTAAGAGCATGA